The nucleotide window TAACGCAGTTGTCGTAAGGCGTGACGATGACCTCGTCGCCGTCGCGGGCGATCTCGGTGCCCGCCTTCTCGATGACTTCCAGTCCCGTGAACGGTTGCGAGAAGCGGAAATCCATCGAACGGGCCACGACCGGCTGCGTAATCTCGACGAACTTCTGCCGGGCGGGCGGCGTCTGCGTCAGGAACCGGGCGACGTCGGCCTGCGCGACCACGCCCGCATGCAGCAGGAAGCGCGCGGCGCTGTCGAGCGCCACGTCGCGCGCGCTTGCGGCGAAATGCTGTCCCGTCTCGATGAGCAGGGCGTTCTTCGGGCTGGCCGCGTCGCCGAAGCCGCCGTAGTCGCGCATGCGCGTACCGTTCGCGTGGCCCTTGTCGATGATGACGTGTTCGGGCGTGCCGAGTTCGGCCGCGAGTGCAACGGCCTTTTCCAGCGGACCGGTCATCATCAGCGGCGCCGACGCTTCGTGCATCGAGTGGATGTCGAGCAGCAGATCGACCGTGTCGATGAAC belongs to Pandoraea pnomenusa and includes:
- a CDS encoding M14 family metallopeptidase produces the protein MTTLEAIRAALPAYPIEVPFPDIARWREGNTGVDYLHTFDSGKPGKHVMILALTHGNEVSGAIAVDTLLAAGLRPTSGRLSLGFGNVGAYEQFSAENADATRFLDEDMNRVWTPSTLDGERQSRELTRARAMRPFIDTVDLLLDIHSMHEASAPLMMTGPLEKAVALAAELGTPEHVIIDKGHANGTRMRDYGGFGDAASPKNALLIETGQHFAASARDVALDSAARFLLHAGVVAQADVARFLTQTPPARQKFVEITQPVVARSMDFRFSQPFTGLEVIEKAGTEIARDGDEVIVTPYDNCVIVQPSMRHLGVNVTMMRLGRLLDR